The following are encoded in a window of Oncorhynchus keta strain PuntledgeMale-10-30-2019 chromosome 10, Oket_V2, whole genome shotgun sequence genomic DNA:
- the LOC127932212 gene encoding WAP four-disulfide core domain protein 8-like isoform X2: MAMEQSIHLTPTANQSHAPVDPCVLPLEEGNCGRFTLRWYFNSQVQACRPFIYSGCEGNANRFLQQETCEERCLGEDTGAIPLKKGR, from the exons ATGGCCATGGAGCAGAGCATCCACCTGACTCCCACTGCCAATCAGAGCCATG CTCCAGTGGATCCTTGTGTGTTGCCCCTGGAGGAGGGCAACTGTGGAAGATTTACTCTGCGCTGGTACTTTAACAGCCAGGTCCAGGCCTGCCGACCCTTCATCTACAGCGGCTGTGAGGGCAATGCCAACCGGTTCCTCCAGCAGGAGACCTGTGAGGAGCGCTGCCTCGGGGAggacacag GTGCTATTCCTTTGAAGAAGGGTCGATGA
- the LOC127932212 gene encoding kunitz-type protease inhibitor 3-like isoform X1 produces the protein MAMEQSIHLTPTANQSHGERVTVDPLKTKRPRREVKGEAPVDPCVLPLEEGNCGRFTLRWYFNSQVQACRPFIYSGCEGNANRFLQQETCEERCLGEDTGAIPLKKGR, from the exons ATGGCCATGGAGCAGAGCATCCACCTGACTCCCACTGCCAATCAGAGCCATG GTGAGAGAGTCACTGTTGACCCTCTGAAAACAAAGAGGCCCAGGAGAGAGGTCAAAGGGGAAG CTCCAGTGGATCCTTGTGTGTTGCCCCTGGAGGAGGGCAACTGTGGAAGATTTACTCTGCGCTGGTACTTTAACAGCCAGGTCCAGGCCTGCCGACCCTTCATCTACAGCGGCTGTGAGGGCAATGCCAACCGGTTCCTCCAGCAGGAGACCTGTGAGGAGCGCTGCCTCGGGGAggacacag GTGCTATTCCTTTGAAGAAGGGTCGATGA